One genomic region from Streptomyces sp. NBC_00582 encodes:
- the msrA gene encoding peptide-methionine (S)-S-oxide reductase MsrA: MAAQTQRAVLAGGCFWGMEELIRRQPGVTATRVGYTGGDVPNATYRNHGTHAEAIEILYDPEQTDYRAILEFFFQIHDPSTKNRQGNDIGLSYRSAIYYVDDEQKRIAEDTIADVDASGLWPGKVVTEVEPVGPFWEAEPEHQDYLQRYPDGYTCHFPRPGWRLPARTEG, translated from the coding sequence ATGGCTGCGCAGACGCAGAGGGCCGTGCTGGCGGGCGGATGCTTCTGGGGGATGGAGGAGCTGATCCGCCGGCAGCCCGGCGTGACGGCGACCCGGGTCGGCTACACCGGGGGTGACGTGCCGAACGCGACGTACCGCAACCACGGCACGCACGCCGAGGCCATCGAGATCCTCTACGACCCCGAGCAGACCGACTACCGCGCGATCCTGGAGTTCTTCTTCCAGATCCACGACCCGAGCACCAAGAACCGCCAGGGCAACGACATCGGCCTCAGCTACCGCTCGGCGATCTACTACGTGGACGACGAGCAGAAGCGGATCGCCGAGGACACGATCGCGGACGTCGACGCCTCAGGCCTGTGGCCCGGCAAGGTCGTCACCGAGGTGGAGCCGGTCGGCCCCTTCTGGGAGGCCGAGCCCGAGCACCAGGACTACCTGCAGCGCTACCCGGACGGCTACACCTGCCACTTCCCCCGCCCGGGCTGGCGCCTGCCGGCCCGCACGGAAGGCTGA
- a CDS encoding SDR family NAD(P)-dependent oxidoreductase, with the protein MTNDSNAIHDIDDSNDRASIGLLSGKVVFITGASRGIGAAAARLFASEGAAVVLAARGTDALDRVVAEIRADGGVADAVPLDLADRASVRAAVDRVEELHGRLDGAFNNGAAIQRPGPLDTTDDEDVDEQFAVNFRSHWTAMNAECALMRRTGGGAIVNTSSIGSRRANPALPAYGAMKRALNSITETAAVTWGPQGIRVNGITPGGTATEMIDAWEAQSPGIIERNNAVTPLGRMAEPREVAEVAAWLLSDRASMVTGAIVPVDGGAGA; encoded by the coding sequence ATGACGAACGACAGCAACGCCATCCACGACATCGACGACAGCAACGACCGCGCGTCCATCGGCCTGCTCAGCGGCAAGGTCGTGTTCATCACGGGTGCCAGCCGTGGCATCGGGGCGGCCGCGGCCCGGCTCTTCGCCTCCGAGGGCGCCGCCGTCGTGCTCGCCGCACGCGGCACGGACGCCCTCGACCGCGTCGTCGCCGAGATCCGCGCCGACGGGGGCGTCGCCGACGCCGTCCCCCTGGACCTCGCCGACCGTGCGAGTGTCCGCGCGGCGGTGGACCGCGTCGAGGAGCTCCACGGGCGGCTCGACGGCGCCTTCAACAACGGCGCGGCGATCCAGCGGCCCGGGCCGCTCGACACCACCGACGACGAGGACGTCGACGAACAGTTCGCCGTGAACTTCCGTTCGCACTGGACCGCCATGAACGCCGAGTGCGCACTCATGCGACGGACCGGTGGCGGGGCGATCGTCAACACCTCGAGCATCGGCAGCCGCCGCGCGAATCCCGCTCTCCCCGCGTACGGCGCCATGAAGCGCGCGCTCAACAGCATCACCGAGACCGCGGCCGTGACCTGGGGCCCTCAAGGCATCCGGGTGAACGGCATCACGCCCGGCGGCACCGCCACGGAGATGATCGACGCGTGGGAGGCGCAGTCGCCGGGCATCATCGAGCGCAACAACGCGGTGACCCCTCTCGGCCGCATGGCCGAGCCCCGCGAGGTCGCCGAGGTGGCCGCGTGGCTGCTCAGCGACCGTGCGTCGATGGTGACGGGCGCGATCGTGCCGGTGGACGGCGGCGCGGGTGCCTGA
- a CDS encoding serine hydrolase domain-containing protein yields MADIHGSYDELFAAVPTALAALLDGGDAGGSVAVFVDGEAVVDVWGGFADAGRTVPWERDTIVNVYSVTKTMTALCALVLADRGELDLDAPVARYWPEFAAAGKEGVLVRHLLAHTAGLPDWDGPVAELYDWPAATSRLAALAPQWEPGSAAGYHSLTQGFLVGEVVRRISGRSPGAFFAEEIAGPLGADFHMGLGAEHDHRVAPTVPPPGQDEDYHASAPGGEAAATGTESGAGTGAATATRAATRIRVRDGNGTDWRRAQIPAASGFGNARSVALVQSVMACGGTLGGVRLLSQAGCARAWEEQFDGEDRLLGRPVRWGLGYGLFGATYGWGGWGGSLVMIEPESRMTVAYVTNQMREPAGDSRGLEIVMSVYDGLKGLGA; encoded by the coding sequence ATGGCTGACATTCACGGCTCGTACGACGAACTGTTCGCGGCGGTGCCCACGGCGCTGGCCGCACTGCTGGACGGCGGGGACGCGGGCGGCTCGGTGGCCGTGTTCGTGGACGGTGAGGCGGTGGTGGACGTCTGGGGCGGGTTCGCCGACGCCGGGCGGACGGTGCCGTGGGAGCGGGACACGATCGTCAACGTCTATTCGGTGACGAAGACGATGACCGCGCTGTGCGCGCTGGTCCTCGCCGACCGCGGTGAGCTCGACCTGGACGCGCCGGTCGCCCGGTACTGGCCCGAGTTCGCCGCGGCGGGCAAGGAGGGGGTGCTCGTCAGGCATCTGCTCGCGCACACCGCGGGCCTGCCGGACTGGGACGGGCCGGTGGCCGAGCTCTACGACTGGCCGGCCGCCACGTCGCGGCTCGCCGCCCTGGCGCCGCAGTGGGAACCGGGCAGCGCGGCCGGTTACCACTCGCTCACCCAGGGGTTCCTCGTGGGCGAGGTCGTACGCCGGATCAGCGGCCGGAGTCCGGGCGCGTTCTTCGCCGAAGAGATCGCCGGGCCGCTGGGGGCGGACTTCCACATGGGGCTGGGCGCAGAGCACGACCACCGCGTGGCGCCGACGGTACCGCCGCCGGGCCAGGACGAGGACTACCACGCGAGCGCACCGGGCGGCGAGGCGGCAGCCACCGGGACGGAGAGCGGGGCCGGAACCGGGGCCGCGACCGCGACGCGGGCTGCGACCCGGATCCGGGTGCGGGACGGGAACGGCACGGACTGGCGGCGCGCGCAGATCCCCGCCGCGAGTGGCTTCGGGAACGCCCGTTCGGTCGCCCTGGTCCAGTCGGTGATGGCCTGCGGCGGGACGCTCGGCGGGGTACGGCTGCTGTCGCAGGCCGGCTGTGCTCGCGCGTGGGAGGAGCAGTTCGACGGCGAGGACCGGCTGCTCGGCAGGCCCGTCCGCTGGGGGCTGGGGTACGGGCTGTTCGGGGCCACGTACGGCTGGGGCGGCTGGGGCGGCTCGCTGGTGATGATCGAGCCGGAGTCACGGATGACGGTGGCGTACGTGACGAACCAGATGCGTGAGCCGGCGGGTGACAGCCGGGGGCTGGAGATCGTGATGTCGGTCTACGACGGGCTCAAGGGGCTGGGCGCCTGA
- a CDS encoding NAD(P)-dependent alcohol dehydrogenase has translation MTTVAAYAAPAAKAPLERTTIERRPVGEFDILIDIKFAGICHSDIHQAREGWGEAIFPMVPGHEIAGIVSEVGSGVTRHAVGDRVGVGCLVDSCRECDSCKAGLEQYCTGGAVGTYNAIGKDGEPTYGGYAQKIVVDENFAVRIPDGLALDVAAPLLCAGITTYSPLKRWNAGPGKKVAILGMGGLGHMAVKIAHALGAEVTVLSQSLRKKDDGLKLGADHYYATSDEQTFQELRGTFDLILSTVSAPLDFNAYLSLLKSEGALVNVGAPEEPISLNLFSVIGGGKTLAGSAIGGIAQTQEMLDFCAEHGFGAEIEVIGAAEINDAYERVLSSDVRYRFVIDTATI, from the coding sequence ATGACCACCGTTGCCGCGTACGCCGCACCCGCCGCCAAGGCTCCGCTGGAGCGCACGACCATCGAGCGCCGTCCGGTCGGCGAGTTCGACATCCTGATCGACATCAAGTTCGCCGGTATCTGTCACTCCGACATCCACCAGGCCCGTGAGGGCTGGGGCGAGGCGATCTTCCCCATGGTCCCCGGCCATGAGATCGCCGGCATAGTCTCCGAGGTCGGCTCCGGCGTCACCCGGCACGCCGTCGGCGACCGGGTCGGCGTCGGCTGCCTCGTCGACTCCTGCCGTGAGTGCGACAGCTGCAAGGCCGGCCTGGAGCAGTACTGCACCGGGGGCGCCGTCGGCACGTACAACGCGATCGGCAAGGACGGCGAGCCCACCTACGGCGGCTACGCCCAGAAGATCGTCGTCGACGAGAACTTCGCCGTCCGCATCCCCGACGGCCTCGCCCTGGACGTGGCCGCCCCCCTGCTGTGCGCGGGCATCACGACGTACTCCCCGCTCAAGCGCTGGAACGCCGGCCCCGGCAAGAAGGTCGCGATCCTCGGCATGGGCGGCCTCGGCCACATGGCCGTGAAGATCGCGCACGCGCTCGGCGCCGAGGTGACCGTGCTGTCGCAGTCGCTGCGCAAGAAGGACGACGGTCTCAAGCTCGGCGCCGACCACTACTACGCCACCAGCGACGAGCAGACCTTCCAGGAGCTGCGCGGCACCTTCGACCTGATCCTCTCCACGGTGTCGGCCCCGCTGGACTTCAACGCCTACCTGTCGCTGCTGAAGTCCGAGGGCGCGCTGGTGAACGTGGGCGCCCCCGAGGAGCCGATCTCCCTCAACCTCTTCTCGGTGATCGGCGGCGGCAAGACCCTCGCCGGTTCCGCGATCGGCGGCATCGCGCAGACCCAGGAGATGCTGGACTTCTGCGCGGAGCACGGCTTCGGCGCCGAGATCGAGGTCATCGGCGCGGCGGAGATCAACGACGCGTACGAGCGGGTGCTGTCGAGCGATGTGCGGTACCGGTTCGTGATCGACACGGCGACGATCTGA
- a CDS encoding helix-turn-helix domain-containing protein has product MDSTPDSPEPSGAPLDRRAELSEFLRTRRARLKPEDVGLPDFGRHRRVPGLRREELAQLAGVSVAYYTRLEQGNGRNVSAEVLDSIARALRLTDAEHAHLTHLAKPKHKKKQTAPPPQLRASLRQLLDTMDGVPAYVIGRRADILAWNRMAAALFGDWAELPVAERNWARLAFLRPDYRELFVDWEQKAIDVVCSLRMNAGCYPDDTRLSALVGELSVKSEEFRRLWATHDVKEKAHGVKRLRHPLVGEFSLNFESFRLPDDGDLALVTYHAEPGSPSAEALRLLAAWGADATRAGSRPAV; this is encoded by the coding sequence ATGGACTCCACGCCCGACTCCCCCGAACCGTCCGGCGCGCCGTTGGACCGGCGTGCCGAGCTGAGCGAGTTCCTGCGCACCCGGCGGGCCCGGCTCAAGCCGGAGGACGTGGGGCTGCCCGACTTCGGCCGGCATCGCAGGGTGCCGGGGCTGCGGCGCGAGGAGCTGGCGCAGCTCGCCGGGGTGTCGGTGGCGTACTACACCCGCCTGGAACAGGGCAACGGGCGGAACGTCTCGGCGGAGGTCCTCGACTCCATCGCGCGGGCGCTGCGGCTGACGGACGCCGAGCACGCGCATCTCACCCATCTCGCGAAGCCGAAGCACAAGAAGAAGCAGACCGCTCCGCCGCCGCAGCTCCGGGCGTCGTTGCGGCAGCTCCTCGACACCATGGACGGCGTACCCGCGTACGTCATCGGTCGGCGCGCGGACATCCTCGCCTGGAACCGGATGGCGGCCGCGCTCTTCGGTGACTGGGCGGAGCTGCCGGTTGCGGAGCGGAACTGGGCCCGGCTGGCGTTCCTGAGGCCCGACTACCGGGAGCTGTTCGTGGACTGGGAGCAGAAGGCGATCGACGTCGTCTGCAGTCTGCGCATGAACGCGGGCTGCTACCCCGACGACACACGGCTGTCCGCCCTCGTCGGGGAACTGTCCGTGAAGAGCGAGGAGTTCCGCCGGCTGTGGGCCACCCACGACGTCAAGGAGAAGGCCCACGGCGTGAAGCGTCTGCGCCACCCTCTCGTCGGTGAGTTCTCCCTCAACTTCGAGAGTTTCCGGCTCCCGGACGACGGTGACCTGGCGCTGGTGACGTACCACGCGGAGCCGGGGTCACCGTCGGCGGAGGCGCTGCGGCTGCTGGCGGCGTGGGGGGCGGACGCGACACGGGCCGGGTCCCGGCCGGCCGTCTGA
- a CDS encoding ABC transporter ATP-binding protein, with protein MYELKGVTKRYTRGKDIVHALDGVDLTIADGDRLVIQGPTGGGKSTLLQMLGGLDRPSEGEVVLDGTDLAKLSEAKLTKVRSENIGFVFQSFNLIPTLTAQENVETALVPLGVKVKDRRERAAEALKSVGLGERLGHLPSEMSGGQQQRVAIARALVKQPKVLLADEPTGNLDEGMRDEIMDVLERLWKEHGLTFIMVTHDSAIAKKAPRLATIRKGRITVKENAASS; from the coding sequence ATGTACGAACTGAAGGGCGTCACCAAGCGCTACACCCGGGGCAAGGACATCGTCCACGCCCTCGACGGCGTCGACCTGACGATCGCCGACGGCGACCGCCTGGTCATCCAGGGCCCCACCGGCGGCGGCAAGTCCACCCTCCTCCAGATGCTCGGCGGCCTCGACCGCCCCTCCGAGGGCGAGGTCGTCCTCGACGGCACCGACCTCGCGAAGCTCTCCGAGGCCAAGCTGACGAAGGTCCGCAGCGAGAACATCGGCTTCGTCTTCCAGTCCTTCAACCTCATCCCGACGCTCACCGCCCAGGAGAACGTCGAGACGGCCCTCGTCCCCCTGGGCGTCAAGGTCAAGGACCGCCGCGAACGGGCTGCCGAGGCCCTGAAGTCGGTCGGCCTCGGCGAACGCCTCGGCCACCTCCCCTCGGAGATGTCCGGCGGCCAGCAGCAGCGCGTCGCGATCGCCCGCGCCCTGGTGAAGCAACCGAAGGTCCTCCTCGCCGACGAGCCCACCGGCAACCTCGACGAGGGCATGCGCGACGAGATCATGGACGTCCTGGAGCGCCTGTGGAAGGAGCACGGGCTGACCTTCATCATGGTCACCCACGACTCCGCGATCGCGAAGAAGGCCCCGCGCCTGGCGACGATCCGCAAGGGCAGGATCACGGTGAAGGAGAACGCGGCGTCGTCGTGA
- a CDS encoding VOC family protein gives MTVQLNHTIVAAHDKRASARFLADVLGLEVSEPYGPFLPVEIPNGVTLDYLETDEDIAPQHYAFLVSEDEFDSIFGRVRAAGLTYWADPFHHRPGEINHHDGGRGTYFDDPNGHRLEILTRPYGSGG, from the coding sequence ATGACCGTGCAGCTCAACCACACCATCGTCGCCGCGCACGACAAACGCGCCTCGGCCCGTTTCCTCGCGGACGTCCTCGGCCTCGAGGTGAGCGAGCCGTACGGCCCCTTCCTCCCCGTCGAGATCCCCAACGGGGTGACCCTCGACTACCTGGAGACGGACGAGGACATCGCCCCGCAGCACTACGCGTTCCTGGTCTCCGAGGACGAGTTCGACTCGATCTTCGGCCGCGTCCGGGCCGCCGGGCTGACCTACTGGGCCGACCCCTTCCACCACCGGCCCGGCGAGATCAACCACCACGACGGCGGCCGCGGGACGTACTTCGACGACCCCAACGGCCACCGCCTGGAGATTCTCACGCGGCCGTACGGCAGTGGCGGCTGA